CTTTTAATATTGTTGTATAATCATCTTTCATAATAATATTGTTTGTTGAGGCATAAGATCTATGCCTCAACATTTTGTTATATTCGTTGCTGATATTCACTCAATACATTTGATGCAATAACAAGTCGCTGAATTTCTGAAGTTCCTTCATATATTTCGGTAATTCGTGAATCCCGGTAAAATCTTTCTACTGGGTAATCTTTTATATACCCATATCCGCCAAAAATCTGTAATGCCTTATGGGTTACCCTGTGTGAAGTTTCCGAAGCAAAAAGTTTTGCCATTGCAGCATTTTTGGAATATCGCCTTCGATCAGGTCCGCTGCCAATGAGCATGGCCGCCTGATATGTCAAAAGCCGTGCTGCCTGGATTTCAGTAGCCATATCTGCAATCATCCATTGAATTGCCTGCTGCCGAGCTATTGGCTGATTGAATTGTACTCGTTCTAGTGCATATTTGACTGCAGCGTCAAATGCAGCTTGAGCAATCCCAAGCGCCTGTGCAGCAATGCCAACACGTCCGCCGTCCAGTGTATGCATGGCAATTTTAAAACCATCGCCCTTTTTACCTAAAATGTTTTCTTCGGGGATTTCACAGTTTTCAAATACAAGCTCAGTTGTTGAAGATGCACAAATGCCTAATTTGTCTTCGGTCTTGCCAACTGAAAAACCGGGAGTGCCTTTTTCAACAATGAACATACTGAGGCCTTTATGCCCTACACCTTTTTCTGTAACAGCCATCACTACAGCTACATTGGCAACTCCGCCATTTGTTATAAAATTTTTAGTACCATTGAGTACCCATTTGCCGTTTTTGAATTCTGCAGTAGTTTTTGTACCTGCTGCGTCAGAACCAGCACCTGGTTCGGTAATGCCAAAGCAGCCAATCCATTCACCAGAACATAATTTTGGCAGGTATTTCTTTTTTTGCTCTTCAGTGCCAAAATAATAAATAGGTGAAAGGCACAATGAATTATGGGCAGAAACGATAACACCGGTGGATGCACACCCTCGTGAAATTTCTTCAACAGCAATGGCGTAAGTGAGGTAATCCATACCCGAACCACCGTATTCTTCGGGGTATACTACGCCCATCATTCCCATTTCCCCTAATTTTTTTACATGTTCCCATGGAAATTCATGTGTGCGGTCATAGTGTTCAGCTTTTGGTGCAAGTTCGTTTTCCGCAAACTTCCTGCACATATCTTTGACCATCTGTTGTTCTTCAGATAAATTAAAATCCATACGCCGATCTCCTTGTTATATATGTATTAATGTATGCGTGTACTATCGTGCCAAAAACAGATTGATTTTGTCAAGGCAATAACAATATGTAATTATAATGGCCATGGATTTTTTATGTTGAAAAAAAGGCAGGCACATACTACAAATGGTTACAGCATATATATGGCGATAGTTACTGATAAGGGATGAACTGTATGATAAAAAGAATATTGATGGCTTCAGCATGTAGTATGCTGCTTACATGTGGATATTTCAGAGTGACCGATCTTTCTTCAAGCAAGGTATGTGCAATTCCATCAGGTGCTACATTAAGTGCGGTAAGTATTAATTATAATGAATCAGGCCTACTTGATATGAGTTTTGGAGTGGTGCTTTCGGATGATAGGGTATACGTAAAGGATAACATACAAAAGAAAGTACTTGTATTTGACAGGGATGGTAAATGCCTGATAGCTATTGGCAATGTAAGTACAATGGCAGATGGTAAGGAAGTAAAAAAAACACAGGTTAAGTTTGATATAATAGGCACTATGGTGGTTGACGCAGATGATAATCTATATGTTCAAAACAGATTAGCTTCGGTACAGCGCATAGATGCAGCAGGAACACAGATTGACATGTCACCATCTTTTATACTGGTATTTGATCCTGAAGGCAAACTGCAATATA
This genomic stretch from Spirochaetota bacterium harbors:
- a CDS encoding acyl-CoA dehydrogenase; the encoded protein is MDFNLSEEQQMVKDMCRKFAENELAPKAEHYDRTHEFPWEHVKKLGEMGMMGVVYPEEYGGSGMDYLTYAIAVEEISRGCASTGVIVSAHNSLCLSPIYYFGTEEQKKKYLPKLCSGEWIGCFGITEPGAGSDAAGTKTTAEFKNGKWVLNGTKNFITNGGVANVAVVMAVTEKGVGHKGLSMFIVEKGTPGFSVGKTEDKLGICASSTTELVFENCEIPEENILGKKGDGFKIAMHTLDGGRVGIAAQALGIAQAAFDAAVKYALERVQFNQPIARQQAIQWMIADMATEIQAARLLTYQAAMLIGSGPDRRRYSKNAAMAKLFASETSHRVTHKALQIFGGYGYIKDYPVERFYRDSRITEIYEGTSEIQRLVIASNVLSEYQQRI